A segment of the Solanum lycopersicum chromosome 9, SLM_r2.1 genome:
TACCATGTGTGTCTAGCGATCAACGGATCAATGAAAGAATATTTCCAGTTTCTTCATTGTGTGAGACccagaaaatttaaaatgacttttcaatGAAATACCCTTCGACCTTTTGCaatttcttgaaatttcaaTCGATGTTGGTACTTCAGCATGTTACAAATAGTCATGAATGATTTGGCAATGCAGAGCATGTCTAGGAAAGCAATTGAATAGGAGAAGATAGATTCAAGTAGAAAGGAAAGAcattaaatgaataataaatgtatataGATAAGTCGGGTATTGCACTAACTATATTGACATTGAGTGTAATTGTGTGTATAAAGTTAAACATGAAATCGAGTTAACCTCTTTCAGAGGATGAGAGATCAGATAAGTAACTACTAAAGTAGTGAATAAAGTCTGGGTTATTGTGAGTAATAATGTTCTTTTGTAAGTAGTGAATTCCTTCCACATGTGATTGAATTCCTATGTAGACTTTGTAAAACCTTACTTGTAAGATCTTGATGCTCACCGATTGCACGAACTATTTATCATATGCATTGAGTGTCTAGTTGATGTTGTGTTGGTTTGAGTCTTGTCCACCATGTGCGAAGTGGGAGATATAAGTTTTGGGTCATGGATCGACCCGACCCAATATTTTATCTGTAAAATTGAGAtaagttttagtttaaaatattgGGTGGGAACAGTTACTAAGTAATTGTTCCAACGTACCCAATCCAATATTTAAATACAGAAAACTTACGCTCAGTAAAAGGTGTGGAAAAAACAGAAGAGAAGGGAAAAACTCTAAACACAACATATTTCTAAGAAAGAGACACTAACCGAAAGGATATATAGTTTGTGAATCAATAACCCTGTTTCCTTGAGATTCAAGTTTGACTTggagaaatatttcaaaaaaaaggaTTTAGTCAATTTTCCGCTGCAAAACTATAGGGTACACAgtcgatttttttaaaaaaatcctacAATTATAGCATGGAAGAATCACATACGAGAAAATAGTTTACTTGAGCAAAACTATCAATAAAACtagtatatttaaatatatgaattattaattattgtaagTTAGTATTTTTTAAGGTAGCTTCCAAAttttattatagaaaaaattgcaAGATGAGATTGTCGGTAACATTTTATTGTTTGCTAAATCTGTTTGTCATCAGTTTTGTGTGTGAAATTTATTTCTTGtagttttgattttaaataatgaatGGGTTCGTTGGATGGGTATAGAAGTAAAAGTTTTGAGAGGAAAATGGTGGCTGGTTACTTGGTTCTGTATATGGAGTGATGAGCATTAATGTTGTAATTATAAGTGAAGATTTGGTTGTAGTACGGACGggagtgtgtatatataatcCGATTAAATGTAACGCATTGACAAATTTAATTGAGTAAAAGGGTGGATGTACATGGTTGTGTGTTTAAAGGATTTCTGGTTTGAGAGATGGTGTAATAAAGAGTGAATTGTTTTTATCCTAATTTACAGATTTGCTCCAtgtgttaatatatatatatatatatatatgatgatgacgatgatgatgaaaTGAAATAGTATGAACAGAAAGTTAGGAAAATGCAAAAGGGAGAGGGCCCATCTGCATCTTCCTGCACAAGGGCAAGTATTAAGAGAAAGTTCCATCAAGTTGGGGAGGTTAGATATTGTACTAGTTATCTTGTCAGTCACCTTTCTTTGCACATTTACTCTCTATGTCTAATTACTTATTACCTCTTGCAGGACAAGGGCCGCACCGCACGTTCATCCAAGTTCAATAGTAACTCTGATTTCGACATATatcttatataatttatttattcaattttgacAGTTTTATACTTATGTTTATCTATCAGGTAAACCAACAAAGTTGCCAGAAAAACGTATACTACAACTAATTCTCGACGTTCTGCAAAGGTTAGTTAGCAATATTCATCCTCAAATTATTATACATACATTATAAGGAATATCTTACTACTTTAGATTGTTTTTTATCATGTTAGGAGGGACACCTATGAAATATTTGCAGAACCAGTTGATCCCACTGAGGTTGGTTTTATTCATCATTGATTGGGTTTGGTTTTTAAAGGCCAACCATGTCTTGTTACTGACTTACATCATGTGTTTCTTTTAAGGTGGAAGATTACTACAAAATCATTAAAGAGCCTATGGATTTTGGTACAATGAGGGCTAAGCTTCATGAAGGAATGTATCAGAACCTCCAACAGTTTGAGGTAAATTGGATCATGCATCTTTTTCGCAAGTTGAGATAATCGTTTGATTGTAGCACGCAGCATTTGAGAATGTGCTCTCATCAACTCAACTTTAATTTGTCTGGTCTTAGTAATCTTGAGAATCATCTTTTGAAACTGCAGCGTGATGCATTTCTGATTCCCAAAAATGCAATGCATTTCAACTCCTCTGGTACAGTTTACTTCAGACAGGTATTTCTTTTTACACAATTTGATTGTTACAGATATCACGAGAAGTAACAAATTCGAATGTTTTTTTACAGGCTCGTGCTATATATGATCTAGCTAAGAAAGCATTTCACGTCCTAAAAACTAATCCCAAAAACATTGAAGTAGAATTTCCAGTGAACAGACGTAGATCGATGAGAAGATTGCAAAATGAGGCCAGAGATACAGGATATGTCATACCAGATGGTGCCCTTGATGTTTCCTCCAAGAATATTGGACTTGGGCCTAGTGTTCCATCAACATATAGAAGAAGCAAAGAAAGGCCTTCCCTATCCACCAAAGATGCTGCTCCGACTGACGGTGCATTCTTATTAGGTAAGTAAGACAGTGAGATTTACACATGTGTTTCTTTGATTATCAGTTATAATTTTGACAAATACTCTAGTAATCAAGTAGTATAATTCTTACTCTATTTAAACAGGTAATAGACATGCTCAAAGTTTTTCTTCTCTTGGTGCTGGTCGTTGTTCTGCATATGAATTTTTCAGGCCTTCGCCTTACCATGACACTAGCTCATTTCTATGTAACCAGAATCCTGAGTCACTAATTCTTGTAAGTTTTTCCTCTCCAGCCGAATCACATAATTCAATCAGTTTAGTTGGAGGATATTTTTCTGTCATGTTTTTATACTAGGCTACAACatacatgaaaaaaatgtaagtgcatatttacaatatataaaaatatttgattttgatattgtaGAACAGGAATGGTAGTTACAGAGAGAGCTTGATGTCATTTGCCAGAGACTTAGGACcaacagcacaaacggttgccAACGCGAAAATGCAAGGGAGCTATCCATTTCTTCTCTCTCACACAACTAAAGGTCCTCCAACGTGCTTAGGATTCGCTGCCTTTGCACATGTACAAAATCAATCTAATACTGGAGTTTTAACCTCATATAAGAATCTATCTAGTCCTGTTCGAGGTTTTTGCTCCGTTCTCAAAAGCACCAGTGATAGGATCGATGTGTGTAATGTTGCAAAGGGGGATGAGACTTGTAAAATAGCTGGCATGCGCAGTCTGAAAGAGCCCCTTCCTTGCACAGAATATTCAGAGAAGAAACATACGTCAATTTTGTGCTACAAAAGGAATGTTCATAAAGTAACAGAAGGAGCCAAGAAAACTCTAAATGGAAGTGAGAGAAAAGAGAATTACTTGGGAACTCATATCATTACTATTGGGACATCTGGGGATACGAAGAAACCCGGCAGAAGAACTGCTAAGGTGGAAGAAAATA
Coding sequences within it:
- the LOC101261955 gene encoding uncharacterized protein isoform X1, whose product is MQKGEGPSASSCTRASIKRKFHQVGEVRYCTSYLVSHLSLHIYSLCLITYYLLQDKGRTARSSKFNSKPTKLPEKRILQLILDVLQRRDTYEIFAEPVDPTEVEDYYKIIKEPMDFGTMRAKLHEGMYQNLQQFERDAFLIPKNAMHFNSSGTVYFRQARAIYDLAKKAFHVLKTNPKNIEVEFPVNRRRSMRRLQNEARDTGYVIPDGALDVSSKNIGLGPSVPSTYRRSKERPSLSTKDAAPTDGAFLLGNRHAQSFSSLGAGRCSAYEFFRPSPYHDTSSFLCNQNPESLILNRNGSYRESLMSFARDLGPTAQTVANAKMQGSYPFLLSHTTKGPPTCLGFAAFAHVQNQSNTGVLTSYKNLSSPVRGFCSVLKSTSDRIDVCNVAKGDETCKIAGMRSLKEPLPCTEYSEKKHTSILCYKRNVHKVTEGAKKTLNGSERKENYLGTHIITIGTSGDTKKPGRRTAKVEENKVLPVVLALEQSHSSLSEVKWRNKKSSNFTSRKTRSQSKIAEPNVTGTISGQTKNKSFRSKHENKAAICAQNNNFGSSINPTFLEPMSQASESKLSKTIPVMPFPGIMSSRFTFDMPFLKAQLNQMNPVGKNDMPQVSRHNMEWSLYGQGSNNRMGREVNLSVSSLQDKPNSTLQTMPTFNYNYQSSHLSIDTDLALQL
- the LOC101261955 gene encoding uncharacterized protein isoform X2 codes for the protein MQKGEGPSASSCTRASIKRKFHQVGEDKGRTARSSKFNSKPTKLPEKRILQLILDVLQRRDTYEIFAEPVDPTEVEDYYKIIKEPMDFGTMRAKLHEGMYQNLQQFERDAFLIPKNAMHFNSSGTVYFRQARAIYDLAKKAFHVLKTNPKNIEVEFPVNRRRSMRRLQNEARDTGYVIPDGALDVSSKNIGLGPSVPSTYRRSKERPSLSTKDAAPTDGAFLLGNRHAQSFSSLGAGRCSAYEFFRPSPYHDTSSFLCNQNPESLILNRNGSYRESLMSFARDLGPTAQTVANAKMQGSYPFLLSHTTKGPPTCLGFAAFAHVQNQSNTGVLTSYKNLSSPVRGFCSVLKSTSDRIDVCNVAKGDETCKIAGMRSLKEPLPCTEYSEKKHTSILCYKRNVHKVTEGAKKTLNGSERKENYLGTHIITIGTSGDTKKPGRRTAKVEENKVLPVVLALEQSHSSLSEVKWRNKKSSNFTSRKTRSQSKIAEPNVTGTISGQTKNKSFRSKHENKAAICAQNNNFGSSINPTFLEPMSQASESKLSKTIPVMPFPGIMSSRFTFDMPFLKAQLNQMNPVGKNDMPQVSRHNMEWSLYGQGSNNRMGREVNLSVSSLQDKPNSTLQTMPTFNYNYQSSHLSIDTDLALQL